From Aliamphritea hakodatensis:
ACACCGCGTTTGCCCGTCAGACTGATCAGGCGCTGCGTTACGATGCCATGCTGATTCCTGAAGATGGCTTTGCGGAAGGTGTGAACCTGTTTCTCGATGATCAGGGCCGTGGTCTGAACGTTACCATCCCGTTTAAGGAAGAAGCCTGGGCGCTGGCTGAGCAGCGCAGCCCCAGAGCTGAGCTGGCGGGGGCGGTCAATACGCTGTACCGCAACGATGCCGGCGAACTGTGCGGTGATAATACCGACGGTGTCGGTCTGGTGACGGATATTGTCAGTAATCATGGTGGCCGTATTGAGGGCGCTGAGGTGCTGATCCTGGGTGCCGGCGGTGCTGTTCGCGGTGTACTTGAACCGGTGCTTGCAGCCAAACCCAAGCGGGTAGTGATTGCCAACCGTACTCTGTCCCGGGCGGAAACCTTACGGGATCTGTTCGCGGATTACGGTGATATCAGTGCGGTCAGTTTTGATCAGTTACAGGGCGAACAGTTTGATCTGGTGATTAACGGCACCGCTGCCAGCCTGCAGGGTGAAGTACCGCCGCTGCCGGATGATCTGCTTAACGCCGGTGCCTGGTGTTATGACATGATGTACAGCGCTGAGGCCACAGCATTTAACTGCTGGGCAGACGCACACGGTGCTGCAAAGGTAATCGACGGTTTGGGGATGCTGGTTGAGCAGGCCGCGGAATCCTTTTTTATCTGGCGCGGGGTACGCCCTGACACCGGAGAAGTTATTCAGGAACTGCGCCGTCAGTTGAATGCCTGAAACCCTTCCATACCGGGTACTGTATTGCTTGCGGCAAACAGTGCCCGGTCTCTCAACTGCTCTTCTTCCTTCTGCTTCCTTTCTGAATTCAATAGCTTAGCGGTACATATAATGTGCAGTTGTAAACTTGCGTGAGAATTTTTGCAGGGTTATAAAGAGGTTATCCCGAATCTTTGCAGGGGCCTCAATATGGAAAAAGAGACGTTACTTTCACCGGATCAGCTGTACCGTCAGTGCAGTACAGAGCTGTTACCTTTCAA
This genomic window contains:
- the aroE gene encoding shikimate dehydrogenase; the encoded protein is MTVRYAVFGNPIKHSKSPLIHTAFARQTDQALRYDAMLIPEDGFAEGVNLFLDDQGRGLNVTIPFKEEAWALAEQRSPRAELAGAVNTLYRNDAGELCGDNTDGVGLVTDIVSNHGGRIEGAEVLILGAGGAVRGVLEPVLAAKPKRVVIANRTLSRAETLRDLFADYGDISAVSFDQLQGEQFDLVINGTAASLQGEVPPLPDDLLNAGAWCYDMMYSAEATAFNCWADAHGAAKVIDGLGMLVEQAAESFFIWRGVRPDTGEVIQELRRQLNA